In Epinephelus fuscoguttatus linkage group LG15, E.fuscoguttatus.final_Chr_v1, a genomic segment contains:
- the foxf2a gene encoding forkhead box protein F2a, with protein MTTESSKQHLDPSNPRSSPAADALNVALLSAQPVMESAHNASPKWKKGNSGLRRPEKPPYSYIALIVMAIQSSPTKRLTLSEIYQFLQARFPFFRGSYQGWKNSVRHNLSLNECFIKLPKGLGRPGKGHYWTIDPSSEFMFEEGSFRRRPRGFRRKCQALKPMYRMMNGIGFGASMLPQNFDFQPPSGSLACHNSYNIDLMGNTVPGGFEGLGGGHHVPHMSSGSGSSYMAACQVASNADYCPDSSSSPLQSSPAMVGTLDCQSPYANAASHWSSPGVSSYIKQQSLASSSPTSSALHTGMSSYSLDQGYLHHNARDSSDLSVGLSRYSSHSAPVCDRKDFVLNLNGISSLHPSTGGSYYHQLHHHHQSVYQDVKPCVM; from the exons ATGACGACCGAGAGCTCCAAGCAACATTTGGATCCATCTAATCCTCGCTCTAGCCCAGCAGCCGATGCTCTGAATGTAGCTCTGCTGAGCGCACAGCCAGTGATGGAGAGCGCGCACAACGCATCACCCAAATGGAAAAAGGGAAACTCTGGCTTGAGGCGCCCTGAAAAGCCTCCCTACTCATACATCGCCCTCATTGTGATGGCTATCCAAAGTTCACCGACCAAAAGGCTCACTTTGAGTGAAATCTATCAGTTCCTGCAGGCCCGCTTCCCCTTCTTCAGGGGATCATACCAGGGATGGAAAAACTCCGTCAGACACAACCTGTCTCTCAACGAGTGTTTTATAAAGCTTCCCAAGGGTCTCGGTAGACCTGGCAAGGGGCACTACTGGACCATCGACCCGAGTAGTGAGTTCATGTTCGAGGAGGGCTCCTTTCGTCGCAGACCTCGAGGGTTCCGTCGGAAATGCCAAGCTTTGAAACCCATGTACAGGATGATGAATGGTATCGGCTTTGGTGCGTCCATGCTGCCGCAAAACTTTGATTTCCAACCACCTTCAGGCTCGTTAGCATGTCATAACAGCTACAACATAGACCTGATGGGTAACACAGTGCCAGGTGGCTTCGAAGGACTCGGAGGAGGACATCACGTCCCACACATGTCATCAGGCTCCGGGTCATCGTACATGGCTGCATGTCAGGTTGCCTCTAATGCGGACTATTGCccggacagcagcagcagccccctGCAGTCCTCCCCGGCGATGGTAGGCACTTTGGACTGTCAGTCTCCTTATGCAAATGCAGCCTCACACTGGAGTTCACCTGGCGTGTCTTCGTACATCAAACAGCAATCGCTTGCATCAAGCAGTCCCACTTCTTCTGCTCTGCACACGGGGATGTCGTCTTACTCTCTGGATCAAGGCTACCTGCACCATAACGCACGAGATTCGTCTGATTTATCAG TGGGCCTGTCTCGATACTCCAGCCACTCAGCTCCTGTGTGTGACAGGAAGGACTTCGTTTTGAACCTAAACGGAATCTCTTCCCTCCACCCCAGCACCGGCGGATCTTACTATCACCAgctccatcaccatcaccaaagtgTCTATCAGGACGTAAAGCCATGCGTCATGTGA